The genomic segment TCAGAGTTGCATAACGAACTTCTCCCATCAGGAATTCACGGAAGTTACCAGTTGGCTCTTTGGAATCCAGAATGAACGGATTCTTACCTTCTTCCTTCAATGCTGGATTATATCTGTAGAGTGGCCAGTAACCAGCTTCTACAGCTTTTTTCTCTTCAAGCTGGCTGTAAGCCATATTAATACCATGGTTGATACATGGTGAGTAAGCAATGATCAGAGATGGACCATCATATTTCTCAGCTTCGATCAGAGCCTTGAGCAACTGATTCTGGTTAGCACCCATTGCAACAGATGCTACATATACATAACCGTATGTCATAGCCATCAAACCGAGGTCCTTCTTCTTAACCTTCTTACCGGAAGCAGCAAACTTGGCAACTGCACCGGTTGGAGTAGCCTTGGAGGACTGACCACCGGTATTAGAGTAAACTTCGGTATCCAGTACCAGAACATTTACATCTATACCAGAAGCCAGAACATGGTCAAGACCACCGTAACCGATATCATAAGCCCAACCGTCTCCACCGATAATCCATACAGAAGGTTTGGTCAAAAGATCAGTCATTTCTTTAATCTGCAGCAGCTTATCTTTAATACTACCACAGCATGCATTGCCAATCTCAGTATCAATCAGATTCTTGATCTGATCACCATACTTTCTGGAGAGCTCAGCATCTTTTATGTTCTCCAGCCAGCCTTCACATGCAGCCTTAAATTCATCAGAGCTGCTATCTTTTACTTCTCTTATCAGATCAGCCAGCTTGTCACGTCTTTGGGCAACAGCCAGAGCCATACCGTATCCAAATTCAGCATTATCCTCAAAGAGTGAGTTAGCCCATGCAGGACCGTGTCCCTTAGAGTTTACAGTATATGGACAGGTTGGAGCACTACCACCATAGATGGAGGAACAACCGGTAGCATTGGCAATAATCATCCGATCACCAAATAGCTGGGTAACCAGCTTCACATATGGTGTCTCACCACAACCAGCACATGCTCCGGAGAACTCGAAGTATGGCTTTAAGAACTGACTGCCCTTAACAGTGTTAGTCTTATAAGGAATTTCAACTTCAGGTAAAGACTCAGCAAATTCGTAATTAACAATTTCAGTTTCAGCTACATCTTCAAGACGTTTCATCTCAAGAGCTTTCTTTTTAGCCGGACATACATTTACACAACTGCCGCAGCCGGTACAATCCAATGGTGATATCTGGATAGTAAATTGTAAATCAGTCTTACCAGTAGCAGGTATATATTTGTATGTTTCTGGAGCATTTTTGAGAGATTCTTCTTTAGCCAGATATGGTCTAATAGCAGCATGTGGACATACGTAAGCACACTGGTTACACTGGATACAATTTTCAGCAATCCAACATGGAACTTCATTGGCAATACCGCGTTTTTCATACTGAGTAGTTCCGGTTGGGAATACTCCATCTACACTCATAGCACTAACAGGTAAATCGTCACCTTTCAGTTCCAGGATTGGATTTGCTACTTTTTCCATGAACTCTGGCAGATCACGCTCTTTAACTGCAGCAGCTTCATCCTGAACATCGGCCCAGGAAGCTGGATATTCAACTTTCTCTAAAGCTTCAATAGCCTTATCAACAGCTTCTATATTCATCTTAACGATATGGTCACCTTTCTTACCATAGGTCTTCACGATTGCATCTTTAATGTACTTCATTGCTTCATCTGCAGGAATAATGTCAGCAATCTGGAAGAATGCAGCCTGCATAATTACATTAATTCTGTTTCCTAATCCTACTTCTTCTGCAATTTTGAATGCATCTATGTTATAGAATTGCAAATTCTTAGATGCAATGGTTCTCTTTAACTCAGCTGGAAGTTTAGTTTCCATTTCTTCCAAACTCCATGGGGAGTTTAACAGGAAAATACCACCCTCTTTGATACCTTTCAAAATATCATACTTACCAATATAAGATGGTTTATGGCAAGCAATAAAGTCAGCTTTATCAATCAGGTAACGAGATTTAATTGGTTCTTTACCGAATCTCAGGTGGGAAATGGTTACACCACCGGATTTCTTGGAGTCATATACGAAATATCCCTGTGCATACATGTCGGTGTTATCACCGATAATTTTTATAGAGTTCTTGTTAGCGCCAACAGTACCGTCAGAACCGAAGCCCCAGAACTTACAACGCTTAACTCCTTCAGGACTGGTATCAATATCTTCCTTAATTTCTAAGGAAGTATGGGTTATGTCATCAACAATACCTACAGTGAATTGATTCTTCGGTTGATCTTCTTTTAAGTTATCATAGATTGCTTTAACCATGGAAGGAGTAAACTCTTTGGAACTGAGACCATAACGTCCACCATAAACTTCTGGAGCATTCTCGACATCATAAAGTACAGTACGTACATCCTGATACAATGGTTCACCAGCAGAACCTGGTTCTTTAGTACGATCCAGAACAGCCAGACGCTTACAGGTCTTTGGAAGAGCCTCAAGGAAGTACTTAGCAGAGAAAGGCCGATAGAGACGTACTTTAATCAGACCAACTTTTTCACCTTTAGCTGTTAAGTAATTAACAGTCTCTTCTACTGTATCACTACCAGAACCCATAATTACAATTACATATTCTGCGTCTGGAGCACCTACATAATCAAATGGCTTGTAATAACGACCAGTTAAATCTCCAACCTGTTTCATTACTTCAGCAACGATGTCTGGTGTTTTGAGGTAATATGGGTTACATGCTTCA from the Anoxybacter fermentans genome contains:
- the nifJ gene encoding pyruvate:ferredoxin (flavodoxin) oxidoreductase, encoding MAKKMMDGNTAAAHVAYAMSDVAAIFPITPSSPMGEICDDWAARGRKNIFGQSLKVVELQSEGGASGAVHGSLVAGALTTTFTASQGLLLMIPNMYKIAGELLPTVFHVSARTVATHALSIFGDHSDVMAARQTGFAMIASASAQEVMDLALVSHLATIKSRVPFLHFFDGFRTSHEIEKVDVIEYEDMAKLVDWDAIKAFRERAMNPEHPQMRGTAQNPDIFFQAREACNPYYLKTPDIVAEVMKQVGDLTGRYYKPFDYVGAPDAEYVIVIMGSGSDTVEETVNYLTAKGEKVGLIKVRLYRPFSAKYFLEALPKTCKRLAVLDRTKEPGSAGEPLYQDVRTVLYDVENAPEVYGGRYGLSSKEFTPSMVKAIYDNLKEDQPKNQFTVGIVDDITHTSLEIKEDIDTSPEGVKRCKFWGFGSDGTVGANKNSIKIIGDNTDMYAQGYFVYDSKKSGGVTISHLRFGKEPIKSRYLIDKADFIACHKPSYIGKYDILKGIKEGGIFLLNSPWSLEEMETKLPAELKRTIASKNLQFYNIDAFKIAEEVGLGNRINVIMQAAFFQIADIIPADEAMKYIKDAIVKTYGKKGDHIVKMNIEAVDKAIEALEKVEYPASWADVQDEAAAVKERDLPEFMEKVANPILELKGDDLPVSAMSVDGVFPTGTTQYEKRGIANEVPCWIAENCIQCNQCAYVCPHAAIRPYLAKEESLKNAPETYKYIPATGKTDLQFTIQISPLDCTGCGSCVNVCPAKKKALEMKRLEDVAETEIVNYEFAESLPEVEIPYKTNTVKGSQFLKPYFEFSGACAGCGETPYVKLVTQLFGDRMIIANATGCSSIYGGSAPTCPYTVNSKGHGPAWANSLFEDNAEFGYGMALAVAQRRDKLADLIREVKDSSSDEFKAACEGWLENIKDAELSRKYGDQIKNLIDTEIGNACCGSIKDKLLQIKEMTDLLTKPSVWIIGGDGWAYDIGYGGLDHVLASGIDVNVLVLDTEVYSNTGGQSSKATPTGAVAKFAASGKKVKKKDLGLMAMTYGYVYVASVAMGANQNQLLKALIEAEKYDGPSLIIAYSPCINHGINMAYSQLEEKKAVEAGYWPLYRYNPALKEEGKNPFILDSKEPTGNFREFLMGEVRYATLKKQFPEEAERLFEQAEKEAKERYETYKRMAE